The window CGTGGATATGATCCTCGTCGGCGATTCGGTCGCCAACGTCATGCAGGGGCATTCTACGACGCTCCCCGTGACGATGGACGAGATGCTCTACCACACGAAGATAGTGTCACGGGGCGTCCGAACGGCCCACCTCTGCGCCGATATGCCCTTCATGTCGTTCCAGGCGTCCAAGGAAGAGGCGGTGCGTAACGCGGGCAGGTTCATAAAGGAATCCGGCGCGGAATCGGTAAAGTTCGAGGTTACGGAAGACCTCCTCGATACCGTCTACGCCGTCCACGGCGCTGGCATACCCGTCGTCGGCCACATCGGCCTCCGCCCGCAGGCCGTCCTCGAAATGGGCGGCTATGTCGTCCAGGGGAGGGGCGAGGAGGAAGGCAAAAAGCTCGTCCGGCTCGCAAAGGCCGTCGAAAGCGCGGGCGCGTTCTGCATACTGATGGAAACCGTGCCGCAGTCCGTCGCCAAGGAGATAACCGACGCCGTCAAGGTGCCGACGATAGGCATAGGCGCCGGGCCGGGGTGCGACGGGCAGGTGCTCGTCGTAAACGACCTCCTCGGGCTATCGCCCGAGCCGCTGCCGAAATTCGTGAAAAAGTATGCCAACCTGAGGGAAGTCGTGGACAGCTCCACGCGTAAATTCATAGACGAGGTCAGGAGAGGGATTTTCCCGTCGAGCGAACACTCCTATGACTGAGAGCACGCGAATGGTGGTCGTAAAAGGCGTAGACGAGATGAAGGCCGTTTCCCGCGCCCTCCGGAAGGACGGGAAGACGATAGCGTTCGTCCCGACGATGGGGGCTCTCCACGAGGGGCACCTCACTCTAATGGCCGAGGGCAAAAAGCGCGCGGACGTGCTCGTCGCCAGCGTCTTCGTCAACCCCGCGCAGTTCGGCCCCGGCGAAGATTACAAAAAATACACGAGAGACACCGAGGGCGACCTCGACAAGATGCGGCGCATAGGCGTTGACGTCGCTTTCTTCCCCGAACCGGGCGAGATATACCCGCCGGGCTTCCAGACGTACGTAGAAGTGACGGAGCTTGAGAAGCCCCTCTGCGGGGCCTCGCGCCCGGGCCACTTCAGGGGCGTTGCCACTGTCGTGCTGAAGCTATTCAATATAGTAAGGCCCGACGCCGCACTCTTCGGCAAAAAGGACTACCAGCAGCTACAGGTTATCAAAAGAATGGTCAGGGACCTCGACCTCGACGTCGAGATAGTCGGCATGCCTGTCGTAAGGGAAGCCTCGGGCCTCGCCATGAGCTCGCGGAACGCCTATCTCTCGGAAGAACAGAGGACGAGGGCCGGCGCGCTCTCCAGGGCGCTCGGAGAGATAAAAAGGAAATTCGACGGCGGGGAAAGAAACGCCGCGGCGCTCCTCGAATCCGGAAGGCGGGTTCTCACGGACTCGTCCGCCGGGGACATAGATTATCTCGAAATAAGAAACGGAGATACGCTCGAAGAGGTGAAGCTCGCTTCGCCGGGCGACGTCGCCGCGCTGGCCGTAAAGGTGGGCCGTGCAAGGCTTATAGACAACATAGAGCTTTAATTTCCACAGGGGAGGTTATAGTAATGCAGAGAACGCTTTTGAAGTCCAAGATCCACAGGGTCACGGTCAGGGAGGCCGACCTCGAATACGAGGGCAGCATCACAATAGACAGGGATCTCATGGACGCGGCCGATATGAACGAATATGAGCAGGTCCACATATTCAACGTGACTAACGGCCACAGGTTCGTAACCTACGTCATAGAGGGCGGGCGCGGCTCGGGCGACATATGCGTTAACGGCGCGGCGGCCCACCTGGCGAAAAAAGGCGACATCCTCATCGTCGCGAGCTTTTCGGCCTACAACGAGGCCGAGTGCATGGTGCACAGCCCCAGGCTCGTTTACGTGGACGGCGCGAACAAGATCACGAAGATAAAGCCGGCCGTGGACAGGCTCCAGGTTGCCGGGAGCTGAGCATTTGCGAAGAAACCCGGAAACACAGGCATATACAACTTCTCCGGGGGCCTTTTTGAATCCCCCGGGCCGGGAATATCGTATAAGCATCGATATTGTTGAATCAAAAAAATTTGAATTGACCTGAAGCTTAACCGTATAAATTACATCAAAAATATTGACAGACGCTGTTATGGAGGTTATAAATGTTAGCTATAAAGGAGGAGAAAGGATACGTGAGTTGTATTCGACGCATCCTTCTATAATCACTTCTAGCTGACATCAAATTCGAGCCTTCTGAAGTGGAGAACATACTATGAAAGCCGTCATACTTGCAGCCGGTAGAGGCAAAAGGCTTTATCCCTATACAAAATACATTCCGAAGTGCCTCCTTGATATCGGCGGCGAAACCATCCTTGAGCACCAGATAAATCACATCAGGGACTGCGGCATTGACGAGGTCGTCATAGTCGTCGGGTTCGGATTCGAAAAAGTCGAAAATTTCTTAAGGAATTACGATGGGTTGGGCATGAGGATAAAGACCCTCTACAACCCTTTTTACCAGACGACGAACAGCCTCATCTCTCTCTGGATAGCGCGCGGAGAGATGGACGACGATATAGTGGTCATGAACGGGGACGACGTCTTCGAAATAGACGTCCTGGAGCAGGCTCTCCGCATGCGTGACGAGAAGATATGCCTTCCCATCAAGCGCAAGTCCAGCTACGAAGACGAGGACATGAAGGTCGTCATAAAAGAAACCAAAATCGTGGATATAAGCAAAACGCTCACAAACCGCGCGTCCGCCGAATCCGTGGGCGTAAGGGTGTTCAGGGACACGGGCGTCGAGCTCATGAAAAGGGCCATAGAGGAAGAAATGAGGACCGTCGGGGCCGAAAACAAGTGGTACATATCGGCCATACACAGGCTCATCAAAAAGGGATACAAGGTTAAATCCCTCGATATTAACGATCTTTTCTGGATGGACGTCGATTACCCGAGCGATCTCTTCAAAGCCAGGTTCAATTCAAACAAATTCATCAAGAAATCCTATCAGGAAAGGGTCCTCCGAGTTGTAGAAACAAGCTGACACAATGGACCATGCAATACTCGTAGCCGCCGGCACCGGTATAGAAGGAGAAAATCTGAGCGCTTGCGGAGAGACGGAGTTCGGCTCTCTGCCCCAAATCAAGCGGCTGGTCATAACCGCGCAGCGGGCCGGCATCAGGTATTTCACCATCATCACCGACAGGCCCGACACCCCGCTTAAGGGGCTCCTCGCCGGCGACAAGCGCATCGACAGCAGCATAAGCTGGCACACTCTCGGCGCGGATATCACACTCGGCGACTCCCCATCGCTCATCATACAATCGAACCTCATCACCACCCCGAAGGCGCTCTCCAATTTCATGGAGGAAGAGCCCGCCCCTGGCGAGATATCCGTCCTCGTGGACGAATCGAAGGACGCGTGGATAAAGGCGAGCGGCGACGAGGTCACCGACCTCTATTCGAGCGGCGGCAGGGCCGTGGGGGCGTTCATGGCCCAGGGCAGGCTCCTCGAAAAGTCGATCATGGACTCCATGTCCATAGGCACATTCGTCAAAGAGCACATAAGCAGGGAAAAGGTCAAGTTCCGTAAATTCAGCGACAGCTACTGGATGAGGCTCTCTTCCAACGACAAGGATTCCGCGAAGAAGGCGGAAGAGCTGATATTCCGCTACGTTGGCAAAACCGCGACGGGCTGGCTCGCGAGGGTGGTGAACAGCAAAATATCGCTCCCCACGAGCAAGCTTCTCGTCAAAACCCCCCTCACTCCCAACATGATAAGCGTCCTGATAAACGTCATCGGCGCTCTCTGCGGGGTATTTTACGCAATCGGGCATCCGGTGATCGGCGCCCTCTGCATGCAGGCCGCCACCATACTCGACAGGTGCGACGGGGAAATAGCCCGGGTCAAGTTAATGGAAACTAAAAAGGGGCAATGGGTGGACACCATCTCGGACCAGGTTACGGTGCTTTCGTTCATTCTCGGCGTCCCCATAGGCTACTATTCCCTCACACATAACCCGATAGCCCTCGTTCTGGGGGGTATAAACCTCTCTATTTTTATATTTTTTGTAATATGGTCCTTTTACTTCCTGAAGAAATATACGGACTCCGGAAGCCTCGTCACCTATTTCGAAGTGGACAAGCTCGTGGAGAAGAGCAAGACTTCGACGGTACGCAAAGTGATAAAATTCTTCCGCCCGGTCAGCAGGCGGAACGTCTACTCCCTCGCTTTTCTCTGCTTTGCAATAGTAAGCGGCTACCCGCTCGTCCTTGGATTTACCACGGCCGGCCTCATACTGTTTTTCATCCATCAACTGGAAGATATAATTAAATTGCGTAAAATTAATCCAGAGAGCAGCAATCTCTTAAAATAACACCTTGCGGGAAGGAAGCTCACCATGGAAGAGAAGAAAAATGGAACAGACGCCCCGAAGAACGGGCAGAACGGCCCCTCCGTAGCCGACTACGAGGTCAAGGAGTACATGCCGGGCCTGATGACCACAGTGATCAAGATGGTCGAAAAGACGAACGTGGCGTTCGCGAAAAAAGGCAATCTACCGATTTATCCCAAATCGACATTCCCCTGGGTAGCCGAGGTTGAAAAAGACTGGAAGAAGATAAGGGCCGAGCTCGACAAGGTCATGGAAAGAAGGGACGACCTCCCGAATTTCCACGACATCATGGACGAGGTAAGGACCATAACCAGCGACAACATGTGGAAGACGTTCTTCCTCGCCGGGTACGGCCTCGAAAGCGACGAGAATTCCAGGCGATGCCCCGACACCATCGAAATCCTGAAGCGGATTCCGGGCATGAAGACGGCGTTTTTCTCGATTCTCGCGCCGAAAAAGCACATCCCGGCGCACAGGGGGCCCTACAACGGCGTTCTCCGCTATCATCTGGGGCTCATAGTGCCCGAGCCGAAGGAAATGTGCAGGATTCGAATCGAAGACAAGATAACGCACTGGGACGAAGGGGACAGCATCGTATTCGACGACACGTTCGAGCACGAGGTATGGAACGACACAGACGGGTTCAGGGCCGTCCTTTTCGTGGACTTCGTCCGCCCGGTCATGTTCCCGTTCAACCTTTTTAACGAATTCCTGATTAACGCCGCGTCCTTCGCGCCCCTCATAAAAGAGGCCGAGGTCAGGCACAAGAAGTGGGAAAAAGACTTTTATAAACAGTAGGCGTACGAGCGCCTTCCGGCCGCGGCCGCCGCGCCCGGAAGGCCGCACCGCCGCTTTTTAAGCGTATGTCCTCCCATCCCCCGATGCCGCGGGAAAATTACACCTTGACAAACCCGCCAATGTCCTTATCTTAATAGTCCTTCGGAGTCAGCTTTATCAAGAGAGCAAAGGCAATTACAATGGCCCGATCGATTGACGGCGTCCGCCGCGCGGACGCCTCGAAACGGCACGGACAGAACGTATCCGAAGCCGTATCACCACTAAACGATTGAGGAGACCCCCCCGAGTATGGCGACCAGCAAAAAGGCAGCAGAAGCTAAAAAGAAACCCGCGGCGAAGAAGCCCAGGACTGATTGGCGCGAGGAGATAAGGCTCATGCTACTCCAGATGAGAAAGGAGCTCCTCCAGGACGTCTCACAGTCGATGCGGGCCGAATCCGACCACCTCAAGTTCGACATAGGCGACTTTTACGACCACGCCTCGACCGACAGGGACAGGGAGCTTGCGCTCATGCTTGCCGACCGCGAAAGGGAGAAGCTCACCCTCGTGGACGACGCCCTCAAGAGGATAGAGAACGGCACGTACGGCATCTGCGAATCCTGCGAGGAAGAGATAGACAGGGAAAGGCTCGCGGCCATGCCGTTCACGAAGCTCTGTCTCTCCTGCCAGGAAGACCTCGAAAGACAGTAACGGCGGCCCGCAAGGGTGCCCGCGTGATTTAGACCGGCGCGCCGGGCGCTGCGCGGCGGCGGAGCTTTATCCGCACGAGGTTTCAGAGCGCGGCGCGTACAGGACCCGTTTACCGCGCGGAACCGCACGGTAAACCGTGGGGCGCAGGCTCCGGTTAAGGCCCTCGCCGGGGCGTAAGACACTGCCCGGCCGGGAGACGTTTAGCGAGGTATCGAGAGCCGCGCCGCGTAAGCCCGGCACGTCGTCCGCTGTAAAGGGAATTACCGCTTTCCGAGTCCTTCGAGGCTCCCCTCGTACGGGTCCCCGGCGACGCCCGCTTCCGTGATTATGGCTGTCACGTTCTCGTGCGGCGTAACGTCGAATGCCGGATTGAACACCTTTACGCCGGCGGCCACTCTCTTCCCCGAAACGTGCGTCACCTCGTCGGGGCTCCTTTCCTCGATTGGTATCCCCCCGCCGTCCGCGCATTCGTAATCCACGGTCGAGATAGGCGCGGCGACGTAAAAGGGAATCCCGTGCGTCTTCGCCAGGACTGATATCGTGTACGTCCCTATCTTGTTGGCGACGTCGCCGTTACGGGCTATCCTGTCGGCCCCGACTACGACGGCGTCCACCATGCCGCTACGCATCACGTGCCCGGCCATGTTGTCCGTTATCAGCGTTACGGGTATGCCGTCCCTGTCGAGCTCCCACGCCGTGAGCCTCGCGCCCTGGAGGAACGGCCTCGTCTCGGTGGCGATTACCTTTATATCCTTCCCCGCCTCCCGCGCCGCGCGTATTACGCCCAGCGCCGTGCCGTAGCCGCCCGTCGCCAGAGCGCCCGCGTTACAGTGGGTCATGACGACGGAGCCCTCTTTTATGAGCCCCGCGCCCCACTCGCCTATGTCCATGCACGTCCGTACGTCCTCGTCGAGCACGCGGACCGCCTCCTCGGCGAGACGCGATTTCATTTCGGCGACGCTCCCCGCCTCGCCCTCGACGAGATTCCCCATCCTCTTTATCGCCCAGGCGAGGTTGACGGCCGTCGGCCTCGTCGCGAGAAGAACGGCCGAGATCTCCTTCAGCCGCGACTTGAACACGCCCCTGTCCCGGGTCTCTATGCCCTGCGCACCGAGGGCGACGCCCATCGCGGCCGCCACCCCTATCGCCGGGGCCCCGCGTATGACCATCCTCTTTATGGCGTCCGCCACGTCCTCGTACGTCAGGCACTCGACGTACGCCTCCTCGTCCGGGAGCCTCGTCTGGTCTATCATCACGACGCGGCCGTCTTTCCACTCTATCGTTTTAAATGAAGACATTTTTTCCACCTTATTATTAGAATACCGGCTATAAAATCAGGCCCCGTTCACGCCGTAACTACGTATTACGCCCCGGCGTCGCGGTGCAGCGCCAGCTCCAGTGCGACCCACTCGCCGTCCACGTGCTCCGCCGAAAGCGTGAACCCGGCCTTCAGCATGCCCTCGACGGCCTCGCCCCTTCTCATCGCAGGGATGCCCGAAAGGACGAGCGTCCCCCCCGGGGCGAGCCGCTTTTTGAACTCCTCGCGCATGAGGAATATGGGCTCCAGGTACACGTTGGCCACGATGAGGTCGTACTCCCCGGTGACGCTCTGAATGTATCCGCAGAAGAGCTTCACCTTCCCCGCGACGGAGTTCCTTTCCGCGTTCTTTACGGATTCCTTCATCGCGACAGGGTCCGTGTCGAAGGCCGTTACGTCGGGGACCCCGAGCTTCGAAGCCGTTATGGCCAGTATGCCGCTCCCGCAGCCGACGTCGAGCATCCTTTTCACACGCCCGCCCTCGTGATGACGCTCTATAGCCGCTATGCAAAGGCGCGTCGTCTCGTGGTGCCCCGTCCCGAACGCAAGCGAAGGGTTTATCTCCACGACTACCTCGCCGCCCCCGGGCTCGTGCTCCTCCCACGGCGGGACCACGACGACCCTCTTCCCCGCCCTCACCTTCCCGAGGAGCGTCTTCCAGACCTCCCAGCTCGTCCTGTCGAGGAGCTCCGCCCGGACGGGCCCCACCTCGGCCCCGGGAATCGTCTCGAGGACGAAGGCTATGAACCCCCTTAGATCCTCCATTAGCGAGGAGAGATCCGTATCCATCGGGAAGTACGACGACAGCTCGTACCCGCCTCCGGGCTTTATGTCCTCGGCCACGCCGAGCGAGCCCGCGCCCAAAAGAAAATCGGACAGGAGCTCCACGGCGTTTTCCGTCGTTTCGAACGTTAGCTGCGACACCTTGAGCAGTTCGGGATTCTCGTGCGGCATGAATATAAAAACCTCTCATAATCATAACCAATTATTCAGGAACTTCTAACCCTCGGCCCGGCGGCGTATCCCCTTCGCGCGCGGCGAAACCCGCGCTTTGCACCTTATGCTTCAGGTGCTATAATTTTCCCCTATGAATGACGAGAAGCTCAAGCATTTCAGACAGGTTCTACAAAGTAAAATCGACGGCCTGATGGGCACGGCCGAAGACACGGTAACGGAGATGAGCGAAGGGGACGGCACCTTCCCCGACCCCCTCGACAGGGCGCTTTCGGAATCGAGCAGGACCATAGAGCTCAGAAAACGCGACAGGGAGCGAAAGCTCATTCAAAAGATACAAAAGGCTATTCAAAGAACCGAAGACGGTACGTACGGCATTTGCGAGGTATGCGGCGAAGAGATAACCGAGGACAGGCTCGAGGTGCGTCCTGAAACGACGCTCTGCATAAGCTGTAAGGAAGAGCAGGAAGAAGTGGAAAAGCAGTTCGGGATGTAACGGTTACGGCGCGGGCGGCGCCGGGTTCGTCTACTGCCCGCCGAAGACGTAGCCCGTAAAGAAATCGGCGTCCGACTCTTCAACTATAAGCCACTTTCCATCTATCTTCGCCAGAGAAATCCTTTCTATAATCCTGAACTTGCTCTTGCTGCCTTCTATCGAGGCATCGACGTACGTCTTCTGGACGACGTGCGCCTTCTTGCCGTCGGAGGTAATCGTCCTGTCGGCGTTCCTTACGGAGAGCTTGTCGAAGAGATCGACGTTTATCCTGAAATTCTTTTCGACCTCTTCCGGCCCGACGGTCTTCCCCTTCTTTTCCTGCTCGTAATCCGGGGAGACGAGCGTCATGTAGAGCGCGGCGTCCTTGGTCTCGAACGCCTTCGTGCGGGCGTCGAGGACGCGGTCTATCTCCTTGTCCCCGCCGCCTCCGCAGGATACGGCCGCGACGAAGAGGATGGAAAGAAATACGATAAGGCGTGAACGGAGCATTATCCTGGCTGCGCTGCGGGCTCTGCGTTTTCTTCGGGCGGCGGCGTGGTCTTGCCCTGTATGTCGCTCAGAAGCGAGCTCGCCTTGCCGGAATACTTCTCGTTGGGGAATTTCTGGACGAGCGTGTTGAGGGTCTCGCGCGCAAGCTCGTACTTCTCGTCCCTGGCGTAGGCCCTTCCGAGGAGCCAGAGCGCTTCCTGGTACTTGTCGGTGTCGCTGTAATCGTTTACCACTATGCTGTACCTGCCCGCGGCCGCCTTGTAGTTGTCCCTTTTCGAGTAGAAGTTGCCGATATATATCTCCCTTCTGGCGAGCCTGTTCCTGCAGCGGTGTATGTTCTCCATTGCCTGCGGGACATCGGGTGCGTCGGGGTACTTTTCGACGAATGTATTAAACCACTGCAGCGCCATTCTCGTATTCGTGGGGTCGCGGTCGATGCTCTTTATTTCCTTGTAATACGACATCCCGACCTGGAACGTTGCATACGGCGCTTCGGCGTTGCCCGGATGGCGCTTTAAGAATTCCTCGTATTCTATCGCTGCCTGCTCGTAATCGCCCCGCTTGTAGAAGGTGTCCGCCGTTCTCACCTCGGCGAGGGCGGCGTACGGGCTGTACGTGTACCTGAGCTGAATCTCCTTCAGGTATGCGAGGATGAGGTCGTAATCCCTTCCCCTGAATATCCAGGGGAAGCCTCCCTTGTCCGCGTTTAGCTCCTCGACGGCCGTGTCGTAAAGCTCCTGGTCGGACATATCCCTCGGGACCTTCAGAGTACCGCAATTGACCACGAAGAGGAGAGAAATGGTCAACGTCAGAAGGGCAATGGTTTTCGTCATGAAGTCCTATAGTATTTTGATAAAAATATCGGTGTCAAGTATATACGGAAACAGCCCGGATGTTAAACGGTGACCGCACGACGGAACGAGCCGCGCTTGACGGCCCGGGACGGGGAATAAACG is drawn from Thermodesulfobacteriota bacterium and contains these coding sequences:
- the panB gene encoding 3-methyl-2-oxobutanoate hydroxymethyltransferase, giving the protein MKKKTVPMFRRMKEDGVKIVMVTAYDASTARMLDEAGVDMILVGDSVANVMQGHSTTLPVTMDEMLYHTKIVSRGVRTAHLCADMPFMSFQASKEEAVRNAGRFIKESGAESVKFEVTEDLLDTVYAVHGAGIPVVGHIGLRPQAVLEMGGYVVQGRGEEEGKKLVRLAKAVESAGAFCILMETVPQSVAKEITDAVKVPTIGIGAGPGCDGQVLVVNDLLGLSPEPLPKFVKKYANLREVVDSSTRKFIDEVRRGIFPSSEHSYD
- the panC gene encoding pantoate--beta-alanine ligase, which gives rise to MVVVKGVDEMKAVSRALRKDGKTIAFVPTMGALHEGHLTLMAEGKKRADVLVASVFVNPAQFGPGEDYKKYTRDTEGDLDKMRRIGVDVAFFPEPGEIYPPGFQTYVEVTELEKPLCGASRPGHFRGVATVVLKLFNIVRPDAALFGKKDYQQLQVIKRMVRDLDLDVEIVGMPVVREASGLAMSSRNAYLSEEQRTRAGALSRALGEIKRKFDGGERNAAALLESGRRVLTDSSAGDIDYLEIRNGDTLEEVKLASPGDVAALAVKVGRARLIDNIEL
- a CDS encoding aspartate 1-decarboxylase, which translates into the protein MQRTLLKSKIHRVTVREADLEYEGSITIDRDLMDAADMNEYEQVHIFNVTNGHRFVTYVIEGGRGSGDICVNGAAAHLAKKGDILIVASFSAYNEAECMVHSPRLVYVDGANKITKIKPAVDRLQVAGS
- a CDS encoding phosphocholine cytidylyltransferase family protein, yielding MKAVILAAGRGKRLYPYTKYIPKCLLDIGGETILEHQINHIRDCGIDEVVIVVGFGFEKVENFLRNYDGLGMRIKTLYNPFYQTTNSLISLWIARGEMDDDIVVMNGDDVFEIDVLEQALRMRDEKICLPIKRKSSYEDEDMKVVIKETKIVDISKTLTNRASAESVGVRVFRDTGVELMKRAIEEEMRTVGAENKWYISAIHRLIKKGYKVKSLDINDLFWMDVDYPSDLFKARFNSNKFIKKSYQERVLRVVETS
- a CDS encoding CDP-alcohol phosphatidyltransferase family protein encodes the protein MDHAILVAAGTGIEGENLSACGETEFGSLPQIKRLVITAQRAGIRYFTIITDRPDTPLKGLLAGDKRIDSSISWHTLGADITLGDSPSLIIQSNLITTPKALSNFMEEEPAPGEISVLVDESKDAWIKASGDEVTDLYSSGGRAVGAFMAQGRLLEKSIMDSMSIGTFVKEHISREKVKFRKFSDSYWMRLSSNDKDSAKKAEELIFRYVGKTATGWLARVVNSKISLPTSKLLVKTPLTPNMISVLINVIGALCGVFYAIGHPVIGALCMQAATILDRCDGEIARVKLMETKKGQWVDTISDQVTVLSFILGVPIGYYSLTHNPIALVLGGINLSIFIFFVIWSFYFLKKYTDSGSLVTYFEVDKLVEKSKTSTVRKVIKFFRPVSRRNVYSLAFLCFAIVSGYPLVLGFTTAGLILFFIHQLEDIIKLRKINPESSNLLK
- a CDS encoding aspartyl/asparaginyl beta-hydroxylase domain-containing protein, which gives rise to MEEKKNGTDAPKNGQNGPSVADYEVKEYMPGLMTTVIKMVEKTNVAFAKKGNLPIYPKSTFPWVAEVEKDWKKIRAELDKVMERRDDLPNFHDIMDEVRTITSDNMWKTFFLAGYGLESDENSRRCPDTIEILKRIPGMKTAFFSILAPKKHIPAHRGPYNGVLRYHLGLIVPEPKEMCRIRIEDKITHWDEGDSIVFDDTFEHEVWNDTDGFRAVLFVDFVRPVMFPFNLFNEFLINAASFAPLIKEAEVRHKKWEKDFYKQ
- a CDS encoding TraR/DksA C4-type zinc finger protein; translated protein: MATSKKAAEAKKKPAAKKPRTDWREEIRLMLLQMRKELLQDVSQSMRAESDHLKFDIGDFYDHASTDRDRELALMLADREREKLTLVDDALKRIENGTYGICESCEEEIDRERLAAMPFTKLCLSCQEDLERQ
- the mtnA gene encoding S-methyl-5-thioribose-1-phosphate isomerase — encoded protein: MSSFKTIEWKDGRVVMIDQTRLPDEEAYVECLTYEDVADAIKRMVIRGAPAIGVAAAMGVALGAQGIETRDRGVFKSRLKEISAVLLATRPTAVNLAWAIKRMGNLVEGEAGSVAEMKSRLAEEAVRVLDEDVRTCMDIGEWGAGLIKEGSVVMTHCNAGALATGGYGTALGVIRAAREAGKDIKVIATETRPFLQGARLTAWELDRDGIPVTLITDNMAGHVMRSGMVDAVVVGADRIARNGDVANKIGTYTISVLAKTHGIPFYVAAPISTVDYECADGGGIPIEERSPDEVTHVSGKRVAAGVKVFNPAFDVTPHENVTAIITEAGVAGDPYEGSLEGLGKR
- a CDS encoding 50S ribosomal protein L11 methyltransferase, translated to MPHENPELLKVSQLTFETTENAVELLSDFLLGAGSLGVAEDIKPGGGYELSSYFPMDTDLSSLMEDLRGFIAFVLETIPGAEVGPVRAELLDRTSWEVWKTLLGKVRAGKRVVVVPPWEEHEPGGGEVVVEINPSLAFGTGHHETTRLCIAAIERHHEGGRVKRMLDVGCGSGILAITASKLGVPDVTAFDTDPVAMKESVKNAERNSVAGKVKLFCGYIQSVTGEYDLIVANVYLEPIFLMREEFKKRLAPGGTLVLSGIPAMRRGEAVEGMLKAGFTLSAEHVDGEWVALELALHRDAGA
- the dksA gene encoding RNA polymerase-binding protein DksA, with protein sequence MNDEKLKHFRQVLQSKIDGLMGTAEDTVTEMSEGDGTFPDPLDRALSESSRTIELRKRDRERKLIQKIQKAIQRTEDGTYGICEVCGEEITEDRLEVRPETTLCISCKEEQEEVEKQFGM
- a CDS encoding nuclear transport factor 2 family protein; amino-acid sequence: MLRSRLIVFLSILFVAAVSCGGGGDKEIDRVLDARTKAFETKDAALYMTLVSPDYEQEKKGKTVGPEEVEKNFRINVDLFDKLSVRNADRTITSDGKKAHVVQKTYVDASIEGSKSKFRIIERISLAKIDGKWLIVEESDADFFTGYVFGGQ
- a CDS encoding outer membrane protein assembly factor BamD; translated protein: MTKTIALLTLTISLLFVVNCGTLKVPRDMSDQELYDTAVEELNADKGGFPWIFRGRDYDLILAYLKEIQLRYTYSPYAALAEVRTADTFYKRGDYEQAAIEYEEFLKRHPGNAEAPYATFQVGMSYYKEIKSIDRDPTNTRMALQWFNTFVEKYPDAPDVPQAMENIHRCRNRLARREIYIGNFYSKRDNYKAAAGRYSIVVNDYSDTDKYQEALWLLGRAYARDEKYELARETLNTLVQKFPNEKYSGKASSLLSDIQGKTTPPPEENAEPAAQPG